Within the Mycobacterium gordonae genome, the region TGCCGCCCTGCTGACCACCGGCGCCACCCTTCCCGCCTTGACCGCCCTGGCCGCCGTCACCCCCGTCGCCCCCGTTGCCGGCGGTGTTATCCGAGCCGCCGGTCGCGTTGGCACCGTTGCCGCCGTGTCCGCCTGCGCCGCCGTCGCCCCCTGCGCCACCGGCCCCGCCCATCCCGGCGTCGCCACCGGCACCGCCGAAGCCGACGAGCTTCCCACCGGCGCCACCGTTGCCGCCGACGCCGCCCTGGCCGCCAGTGCCGCCGAGGCCACCGCTTCCGCCGCTTCCGCCGTCACCTCCCGACCCGGCGATGCTGCCGAAATGGGCGCTGTCCGAATGTCCGCCGGCGCCTCCGTTGCCGCCGCTGCCGCCGCGGTCACCAGTGCCCCCGAGGCCTCCGATGCCGCCTTGGCCGCCGGCTCCACCGTTGCCGATCAGCAGCCCTGCGTTACCGCCATTGCCGCCGGCACCTCCGGCGCCACCGTTGAGTGGCGGGGTTTCGCCGGAGGCGCCGTCACCGCCTCGGCCACCGCTACCGCCGAAATTGTTCGTCTCGTTTCCCACGGCCGAGCCGCCGTTTCCGCCGTTTCCGCCCGCGCCGCCGGGACCGCTGCCTGGTGCGCCGTTGCCCCCGTCGCCCCCGTGGGTGCTGTCCGCCAGCACATCGTCGGGGGCACTGACGTTTCCGCCGTTTCCGCCAGTGCCACCGTTGGCGCCGCCTGGCCCGGCCGCGCCGCCGTCGCCGCCCCGGCCGGCGTTCACGGTGAAACCACTGGGGTTGGTGCCATCGGCGCCGCTGCCGCCCGTGCCGCCGTTCTGGCCGGTTGCTCCGGCGATCCCGGTGAGTCCACTGCCGTCCGGTTGAACAGAGCTGTTGGGGATTGCCGGTGTCACGTTGATGCCGTCCGCCCCGGTCCATCCGGTGCCGCCTTGGCCGCCATTGCCCCCGTTGCCGATGAGTCCGGGGGCGTTGCCACCGTTACCGCCTTGACCGGGGTAGATAGCGGGAGTGGTGGTGATGAAGGTATTGGCGGGCAGGCCGGCGCCGCCTTGTCCGCCGTTGCCGCCGTTGCCGAAGAGTTGCCCGCCGGTACCGCCGTTGCCGCCGGCCGCGCCGGTTCCGGCACTACCGCCGGTGCCGCCGTTGCCGATGGCGCGAGCCGATCCGCCGGTGCCGCCCTGACCGCCTTGTCCGCCGAAGGATGTTGCGCCACCGCCGTTTCCGCCGTTTCCACCGTCGCCGTACATGATGCCGCCGGTGCCGCCGCTGCCCCCGATGCCGCCGACGCTCACGGTCAGACCGGTGGCGCCGCTGCCGGCGGCGCCGCCACTTCCGCCGGTGCCGATCAGTCCGGTGGCGCCGCCCTGGCCGCCGTTTCCGCCGTTCCCGCCAGCGCTGAAACCACTGCCGCCGTCGCCGCCGGTGCCACCGGAGCCGCCGGCGCCGATCCAGTTGCCGCCGGTACCGCCGTTGCCGGCGGTGCCGCCGGCGCCGCCGGTGAAGCCGTTTCCGCCGGTGCCGCCGTGTCCACCCGCGCCCCCGTTGCCGAAATAACCGGCGTTGCCGCCGGTACCGGCTGCGCCGCCGGCCCCGGCGTTTCCGCTCAAAGCGGTGGTGTTGCCGCCGGTACCGCCGTCACCGCCGAGGCCGCCGGTACCCCATATCCCGGCTGTCCCGCCGTTGCCGCCGGCGCCGCCGTGGCCGCCGTGGCCGCCGATGGCGGTGTTGCCGGTGCCGTTGCCGCCGTTGCCGCCAACACCGCCGTCGCCGGAGAGCCAGCCGCCGGCTCCGCCGTTGCCGCCACTTGCTGAGAGGCCACCATTGCCGCCCGCCCCGCCGTTGCCGATCAATCCGGCTGCTCCGCCGTTGCCGCCGGCCTGTCCGGCGGCTCCGGTGGCGCCATTGCCGCCGTTGCCCCACAGCCAGCCGCCGTCACCGCCATTGCCGCCGGGGGTGCTTGCATTCGCGCCGTCGCCGATCAGGACGCGTCCGGTCAGCGCCGCCGACTGGGTGTTGACGGCGTCGAGCAGTGATTGCAAGGGAGTGGCCGCGGCCGCGTCGGCCGCGGCATAGGCGCTCCCGGCTGAACTCAACGACGCCACAAACCGTTGCTGCAACCCGGCCACCCGGGCACTGATCGCTTGATACTCCCGGGCATGGCCGCCGAACAACGCCGAGATGGCCACCGACACCTCGTCGGTACCGGCCGCCGAGAGGGCGGTGGTGGGGAGGGAGGCGGCGACATTGGCCGCGTTGATCGACGAACCGATCCCGGACAGGTTCGTGGCGGCCGCTGCCACGAAATCGGGCCATACGCTCACAAAAGGCATGGCTCATGCTGATCAGCCAGCGTTGGGTGAAGTATGAACAGTCGTGAAATCCGCTGGTAGCGGCTCTGCGCGAGGTACCGGAAGCGGGACCGCAAATTGTGAGCCTGGCGGGGATACCCGTAACCTCTAGCGAGTGGTCGATGACAGGCGTGGTCGTAGCAACGAGCGGCGGCCGCGTTCTGGCTCCGACGGCGCGCCGCGGCGTTCTGGCCCGGGGCGGGCGCGTTCGGCCCAACCCCACGGTGACGCCACTCCAACCGGCCCCCCGATTCCGGCCGATATCGAGGCGCGGCAGCTGGCGCCCGACGTGCGCCGCGAACTGAGCACGCTGGACCGGGTCACCGCCGACGCTGTGGCACGCCACCTGGTAGCCGCCGGTGGGCTGCTCGACGAAGATCCCGAGGCCGCACTGAGCCATGCCCGTGCGGCCCGAGCTCGGGCGAGTCGGATCGCGGCGATTCGAGAGGCGGTCGGCATTGCGGCCTACCACTGCGGCGACTGGGGTCAGGCGCTGGCCGAATTTCGTGCCGCCCGGCGAATGGGCAGCAAGTCCCCGTTGCTGGCACTGATCGCCGATTGCGAACGTGGCCTCGGCCGCCCACAGCGTGCCATCGACTTGGCGCGCGGACCCGAGGCGGCCGAGCTCAGTGGTGATGACGCCGACGAGCTGCGCATCGTCGCCGCCGGTGCACGCGCCGACCTCGGTCAACTCGAGCAGGCGCTGACGTTGCTGTCCACCCCGCAACTCGATCCGGCGCGCACCGGTTCGACGGCCGCGCGGTTGTTCTACGCCTACGCCGAAACGCTATTGGCGCTCGGACGGGGCGATGAAGCGCTGCAATGGTTTTTGCGCTCGGCGGCCGCCGACATCGAGGGCGTCACCGACGCCGAAGAACGGGTCAGCGAACTTGGCTGAGATGAAGAGCATTGCGCGGCACTATGATTGCCTGCTTCTCGACTTGGACGGAACGGTTTTTCGCGGCCATCAGGCTACCGAGGGCGCGGTCGACTCACTGGACGCGATAGACAGCCGCAAGCTGTTCGTCACCAACAACGCATCGCGCAGCGCCGACGAAGTCGCCGCACACCTGCGCGAGCTCGGCTTCACGGCCGGCAGTGACGACGTCGTCACCAGTGCGCAAAGTGCCGCCCACCTGCTCGCCGCCCAGCTGCCACCGGGTTCGAAGGTGCTCATCGTCGGTACCGACGCACTGGCCGACGAGATCTCGACCGCGGGCCTGTTGCCGGTCCGTCGTTTCGAAGACGGGCCGGATGCCGTCGTTCAAGGGCTTTCCATGACCATCGGCTGGCCGGAGTTGGCCGAGGCGGCGCTGGCCATCCGGGCGGGCGCACTATGGGTTGCGGCCAACGTCGACCTCACCTTGCCTACCGAACGAGGTCTGTTGCCCGGCAACGGATCTCTGGTGGCCGCGCTGCGCGCGGCTACTGGTGAACAGCCGCAGGTGGCCGGTAAACCGGGACCGCAGTTGATGAAAGATGCGGTGGGCCGCGGCGAGTTCGCGGCGCCGCTGGTCGTGGGTGACCGGCTCGACACCGACATCGAAGGCGCCAACGCCGCCGAACTGCCCAGCCTGATGGTGCTCACCGGAGTGAATTCCGCGCGCGATGCCGTTTTCGCCGAGCCGGCTCAGCGCCCCACCTATCTCGGCCGCGACTTGAGGTCGCTGCACCAGGACGCCGAGCTGCTGAGGGTGGGCCCGCAGCCCGGCTGGCGGGTCGAGGTCGGGGACGAGGTCGCGACGGTGACAAGTCGTTCCGGAGAGGCCGACCAACACCACGACGACGACCTCGCGATTGTCCGGGCCGTCGCCAGTGCGATCTGGGACGCGTCGGCAACGGTCCGGATCGACGCCGGCGACGACCGGGCCCGCGACGCACTGGACCGCTGGTCCCTGATGCGTGACGAGTAGACGATGACTACCGTAGGAGCGCAATGACTATCGATCCTGAGCAGATTCGCGCCGAAATCGAATCGCTGATGGCCCAGCTCCCTGACGCCGCTGATGCCGCTTCAGGGCCTTCACTGGAGGAGCTAGAGGACATCGCCCGTCGCCTTTCCGAGGCGCACGACGTGCTGCTGCAGGCGCTGGAGTCGGCGGAGAAGGGCTGAGTGCCCGCATGCCCCGGCGTGCTCGCGTCGACGCCGAGTTGGTGCGGCGAGGTCTGGCGCGTTCGCGGCAACAGGCCGCGGAGTTGATCGGCGCCGGCAGGGTGCGGATCGACGGATTACCGGCGGTCAAGCCGGCCACCTCCGTCGCGGTCACCGCGGCACTTACGGTGGCCGACGACGGCGGACGCTCCTGGGTGTCACGGGGGGCGCACAAGCTCATCGGCGCGTTGGACGCCTTCGGCATCGCAGTCGAGGGCCGGCGTTGCCTGGACGCGGGCGCCTCAACCGGCGGATTCACCGAGGTCCTGCTGGACCGCGGCGCCGCCCAGGTGGTTGCCGCCGACGTGGGCTACGGGCAGCTGGCCTGGTCGCTGCGCAGCGATTCGCGGGTGGTCGTGGTGGAGCGCACCAACGTCCGTGACCTGTCGCCCGAGACGATCGGCGGGCCCGTCGCCCTGGTGGTGGCCGATCTGTCCTTCATCTCGTTGGCCACCGTAATGCCCGCGC harbors:
- a CDS encoding PE family protein, encoding MPFVSVWPDFVAAAATNLSGIGSSINAANVAASLPTTALSAAGTDEVSVAISALFGGHAREYQAISARVAGLQQRFVASLSSAGSAYAAADAAAATPLQSLLDAVNTQSAALTGRVLIGDGANASTPGGNGGDGGWLWGNGGNGATGAAGQAGGNGGAAGLIGNGGAGGNGGLSASGGNGGAGGWLSGDGGVGGNGGNGTGNTAIGGHGGHGGAGGNGGTAGIWGTGGLGGDGGTGGNTTALSGNAGAGGAAGTGGNAGYFGNGGAGGHGGTGGNGFTGGAGGTAGNGGTGGNWIGAGGSGGTGGDGGSGFSAGGNGGNGGQGGATGLIGTGGSGGAAGSGATGLTVSVGGIGGSGGTGGIMYGDGGNGGNGGGATSFGGQGGQGGTGGSARAIGNGGTGGSAGTGAAGGNGGTGGQLFGNGGNGGQGGAGLPANTFITTTPAIYPGQGGNGGNAPGLIGNGGNGGQGGTGWTGADGINVTPAIPNSSVQPDGSGLTGIAGATGQNGGTGGSGADGTNPSGFTVNAGRGGDGGAAGPGGANGGTGGNGGNVSAPDDVLADSTHGGDGGNGAPGSGPGGAGGNGGNGGSAVGNETNNFGGSGGRGGDGASGETPPLNGGAGGAGGNGGNAGLLIGNGGAGGQGGIGGLGGTGDRGGSGGNGGAGGHSDSAHFGSIAGSGGDGGSGGSGGLGGTGGQGGVGGNGGAGGKLVGFGGAGGDAGMGGAGGAGGDGGAGGHGGNGANATGGSDNTAGNGGDGGDGGQGGQGGKGGAGGQQGGTGGAGGIFGGAGRNGGGGAGGPGGEGGAGGTTVGNGGARGEASGGNIDNVPGTAGSAGKAGGAGSTGITG
- a CDS encoding tetratricopeptide repeat protein; this encodes MVDDRRGRSNERRPRSGSDGAPRRSGPGRARSAQPHGDATPTGPPIPADIEARQLAPDVRRELSTLDRVTADAVARHLVAAGGLLDEDPEAALSHARAARARASRIAAIREAVGIAAYHCGDWGQALAEFRAARRMGSKSPLLALIADCERGLGRPQRAIDLARGPEAAELSGDDADELRIVAAGARADLGQLEQALTLLSTPQLDPARTGSTAARLFYAYAETLLALGRGDEALQWFLRSAAADIEGVTDAEERVSELG
- a CDS encoding HAD-IIA family hydrolase, which encodes MKSIARHYDCLLLDLDGTVFRGHQATEGAVDSLDAIDSRKLFVTNNASRSADEVAAHLRELGFTAGSDDVVTSAQSAAHLLAAQLPPGSKVLIVGTDALADEISTAGLLPVRRFEDGPDAVVQGLSMTIGWPELAEAALAIRAGALWVAANVDLTLPTERGLLPGNGSLVAALRAATGEQPQVAGKPGPQLMKDAVGRGEFAAPLVVGDRLDTDIEGANAAELPSLMVLTGVNSARDAVFAEPAQRPTYLGRDLRSLHQDAELLRVGPQPGWRVEVGDEVATVTSRSGEADQHHDDDLAIVRAVASAIWDASATVRIDAGDDRARDALDRWSLMRDE
- a CDS encoding TlyA family RNA methyltransferase produces the protein MPRRARVDAELVRRGLARSRQQAAELIGAGRVRIDGLPAVKPATSVAVTAALTVADDGGRSWVSRGAHKLIGALDAFGIAVEGRRCLDAGASTGGFTEVLLDRGAAQVVAADVGYGQLAWSLRSDSRVVVVERTNVRDLSPETIGGPVALVVADLSFISLATVMPALVGCASPDADIVPMVKPQFEVGKGQVGPGGVVQDPQMRIDSVLAVSRRAAELGWRTVDVTASPLPGPSGNVEYFLWLRARTERALDGDELSAAAQRAVREGPQ